The Gloeobacter morelensis MG652769 genome contains the following window.
CGACACTCATCCATCTCCCTTTGCAAAATTGGTCGCGAGGCGTCGGAGATATCGGTCTCGCCGCTGCAGAATTTGCGAAATCCGCCGCCGGTGCCGGAGAAGTTGACGGCGATTTTGCCCTGGAACTGCTTGTGCTTGGCCTCGAAGGCTTTGGCGGCGGCGCGGGTGATCGGGTAGACCGTGCTCGATCCATCGATTTTGACGGAGGGCGCCTGTGCAGGAAGCCCCTGCGCCAGGGTCGCACCCGCGGCAAGCGCCACGAGACTGGCGGCGACAGCAAGTTGTTTATTCAGCATTTTGCAAGTCCTTTCTATCGCTACTGCTTCCTAGACAGCTTCATTATTTCAAAAATTGTTGATTTATAAAAGCAGGCGAGCCGCGCCCCATCGCATACCTGCGTCACGACGGCTTCGCGTTAAGAGGCTTGACCAGAAGCTAGCGAGGCATTTAAAGTTTGAAAATTACCCAAGAATTATATGCTGCTCTCAGATTTATTAATCAAAATTTATTGATTTAAATGTTACCCGAAGCGCCCCGAGACGTACTGCTCGGTCAGCGGGTTGGTGGGGTGGTCGAACATCTGGTTGGTCTGGCCGCTTTCGATCACCTCACCCAGGTACATAAAGGCTGTGAAATCGGAGATGCGGGCGGCCTGCTGCATGTTGTGGGTGACGATCAAAATGGTCACCGACTGCTTGAGCTGGCCCATCAGTTCTTCGATTTTGAGCGTGGCGAGCGGGTCGAGGGCGGAGGTCGGCTCGTCGAACAAGATGATCTCCGGTTCGCTCGCCAGGGCGCGGGCGATGCACAGCCGCTGCTGCTGCCCCCCCGAAAGGTTAAAAGCGAGGCTATCGAGGCGGTCTTTGGCTTCTTCCCACAGGGCCGCCTGCCGGAGGGCACCCTCGACTTTTTCGTCCAGTTCCGCGCGGTTGCGCACGCCGCGCACGCGCAGACCGTAGGCGACGTTTTCGTAGACCGATTTGGGAAAGGGGTTGGGCTTCTGGAAGACCATGCTCACCCGCATGCGCACCTCGATCGGGTCCACCTCGGGACCGACGATGTTGACTTCGTCCGGGTAGAGCACAATTTGCCCTTCGTAGCGGTTGCCCGGGTAGAGGTCGTGCATGCGGTTGAAGCAGCGCAAGTAGGTGGTCTTGCCGCAGCCGGAAGGACCAATGAGGGCCGTCACCCGGTACTCGGCAAGGGTGAGGTGGATGTTTTTGAGTGCCTGGATCGCTCCGTAGTAGAAGCTGAGGTTGCTGGTCTGGGCCTTGGTCTTGAGGGTGGATTCAACAGCGGAAGCCATGGGTTTCTTACCACTTGATGCGTTTACGAAAAGAGTAGCGCAAGTAAATGGCGAGCGCGTTCATGCCGAGGGTCATCGCGATAAGCACCAGTCCGGCGGCGGCGGCGTTGAGCTGAAAAGCCGCCTGGGGGCGCGACACCCAGTTGAACATCTGGATGGGCAGCACCGTGAAGCCCGAAGAAAGCCACTGGAAGGAGAAAAACGGAAATTCGGCCCGCAAGGGTAAATCCGGCAAGAAGGCGATAAAGGTCAAAGCACCGATGGTGATAAGCGGGGCCGTCTCGCCGATCGCCCGCGAGAGGCCGATGATGATCCCTGTCAGGATGCCGCCGGTCGAGTAAGGCAGGATATGGTCGCTCACCATCTGCCAGCGGGTCGCCCCAAGGGCGTAGGCGGCTTCGCGGATCGAGTCGGGGACCGCCCGCAGCGATTCGCGCGTCGCTACGATGACGATAGGCAAGATGAGCAGTGCCAGGGTGAGCCCGGCGGTGAGGATGCTCTCCCCCAATCCCAATCCGTAGACGAAAAGCCCAAGGGCCATCAACCCGAAGATGATCGAAGGCACCCCGGCGAGGTTGGTGATGTTAACCTCGATGATCTCTGTGAACCAGTTCTTGGGGGCGTACTCCTCCAGGTAAATGCCCGCCGACACCCCCAAAGGCACCGCCGCTGTCGCCGTCACCAGCATCACCAGGCAGCTGCCCACCCAGGCCGACAAGATCCCGGCCTGCTCGGCAAAGCGCGACGGAAAGGAAGTAAAAAATTCCGGCCGCAGCCGTGCGGTGCCGTCGACTGCCAAATCCACCAGCAGCGCCAGCAGCGTCACCAGCCCGACCAGCAGCGCCAGAAATCCGGCGGCAGCAAAGATGAGATCGGCGCGCTTGCGGCTTTTGATCGCCTCACGCAGTTGAACCGCGTCCATCAATAGACCTCCCGGAAGCGCTTGCGCAACAGGTGGCCGGCGATGTTGAAGGTGAGGGTCATCGCGAGCAGCATCAACCCCGCCGCGAAGATCGTCTGGTATGCCAGTGTGCCGTGGGGCAGATCCCCGAGGCTCACCTGAACGATGTAGGCGGTGATCGTCGCCGCCGGCTCCGTCGGGTTAAGGGTCAAATTGGGCTGGGTGCCTGCAGCGATGGCCACGATCATCGTCTCGCCGATGGCCCGCGAGAAGCCCAGCACGTAGGCGGAGGCGATGCCGGAGAAGGCGGAGGGGACCACGACGCGCAGGGCTGTCTGCATGCGCGTCGCTCCCATCGCGTAGGAGCCTTCGCGAATCGCCATCGGCACCGAGCGCATCGCATCCTCGCTGAGCGACGACACGTAAGGGATGATCATGACCCCGATCACCAGTCCGGCGCTCAACATGTTGAAACCGGGCAGATCCGGGTAGATCTTCTGCAGCAGCGGCGTGACAAACAACAGTGCGAAGTAGCCGTAGACCACCGTCGGCACCGCGCTCAACAACTCGAGGATGGGCTTTGCCACCTCGCGCAGTTGGGCGGGGGCATACTCGCTCAGGTAGATGGCGGCGATTGTGCCCAGGGGAATGGCCACGACCAGGGCGACTACCGTAGTCACCAGTGTCCCAGCAACCAGCGGCAGGATGCCGTAGCGGGGATTGGCGAACAAAGGCGTCCACTGGGTGTCGGTGAGAAATTGACCCAGGGGCACCTGGGAAAAAAACTGGAACGACTCGAACAACAACACGGCGACAATACCGGCGGTTGTGAACACCGAGGAGAGAGCGGCAAGCAGCAGTATCAGTTCGATGGCCCGCTCGCGCAGGTTGCGCAGGGGCCGGTAGCGCAAGGTACCGCCTGCGGGTCGGCTCTGCAGACTGGAAGGATCGCTCGTGGCCATAGATTCATCGGCGTGTGGGGTGACAAGAAAAGGCAGGGCCGTGCCAAGGCACGCGCCCTACCCATGCAGACCAAAATTTAGAACTTCGCTTCGCGGCTCAGCAGATCCTCGATCTTGAGGCCCACCTCCGCCTCCCCGCCGAAGACCGTGCCCACGCGGTTCTTCTGGAAGTGGCTTAAAGCCACGTCGTAGGCTTTTTTGGGCAGCGGCACGTACTTGACCTGTTTGACCAGGGTGGGGGCGCTCTTGAGGTAGAACTCGACGAACTCCTTGACCTCCGGCCGGGCCATCGCCTTGTTGCTTACGTAGATGAAGATGGGGCGCGAGAGGGGGTTGTAGGTGCCGTCCTCGACCGTCTTGTCCGAGGGGAGCACAGGTCCTTTGCCCCCGTCGACGCCCACCGCCTTGAGCTTGTTCTTATTTTCGGCGTAGTAGGCGTAGCCGAAGTAACCGAGGGCATTTTTGTCGTTGGCGACGCCCTGCACCAGGACGTTGTCGTCTTCGGAGGCGGTAAAATCGCCGCGGCTGGCCTTGGATTTACCGACCACGGCTTCAGTGAAGTAGTCGAAGGTGCCGGAGTCGGCGCCGGGTCCATAGAGTTTCAGTGGCGCGTTCGGGAAGGACGGCCGCACCTGGTTCCAGTTGGTGATCTTGCCCTGGGCGTCCGGTTCCCACACTTTTTTGAGTTCGGCCACCGTCATCGTGCTTGCCCAGGTGTTGGATGGATTGACCATGACAGTGAGCGCGTCGTAGGCCACCGGCAGTTCGATGTACTGAATTCCCGCCTCCTTACAGGCGTCCATTTCTTTTTTGAGAATCGGACGCGAGGCGTTGGAGATATCGGTCTCGCCGCGGCAGAACTTCTTGAAGCCGCCGCCGGTGCCCGAGACGCCGACGGTCACCTTGACCTTTTTGTTTTTCTGGAATTCCTCGGCCATCGCCTCGGTAATCGGGAAGACCGTGCTCGAACCGTCGACTTTGATGGTCTGCTGGGACTGGGCCTGCGCCTGGGGCGCGGGCATGCTCAAGAACGTGCCGATCAGACCGGCAGTTGCCACACTGACTGCCGCTGCTTTTGCGCGTACCGATAACATGGATGTCCTCTTCTAACAATTTTGATTGACGTTGCTATCCGGCACCCAAATGGGCTCTCCCTACTCAGCAGACCACCGTGAAGAAGCCCGCATATCAAGGCATTGGGACGCTTCAGGCACCCGGACACGTCCCATCGTATCAATTTTGCTTGTTTTGTCAATATCAATAAAGCTTGATTTTACTTGGGGCTGTCCTCACAGGAGCGCGCCGGGAGCAGCGGGCTGAAGCGCCGGTAATCGGCCAGGTACTGCTCGACGGCCACCAGGCCGGGCAAGTTGACACTGTAGTAGACCCAGCGCTTCTCCTGGCGAGTGCGCACTAGACCGGCTTCTTTAAGCGTTTTGAGATGAAATGAAAGTTTAGACTGGGCCACCCCCAGTTTCTCGCCCAGTTCGCAGACGCACAATTCCTGGGCGCGCAGCACCTCCAGCACCTGCAGGCGCAGCGGTTCGGAGAGCGCGTGAAACTGGGCGGCGAACTGCTCGGCACTCAGACAGTCGCTATGAATCAACTTCGGTTGGAGCAAGGGTCTACCTCAGCTAGACAGCAGGTGCGCTTTACTCACTGTAACCGGACTGGGAACAAGACTTGTCGTATCGGATGCATAATCACTGGAGGTCGAGTGCACGGCGTTCAAGACCGGGCAAAATTCCGCAAAAACTCGATCTGCGCTTCCCTCAGTTCGACGTCGGGATTGGCGGTCTGGACAATTTGCAGTGCTTGCTCGCTCGAATGGCCCGCGGCGATTAAATAGGCCGCGAGGAAAGTGCCGGTGCGCCTTCTGCCGCTGGTGCAGTGCACGGCCACGCCTGCGCCGCGGGCGTTTTGCTCGGCTACGAAGTCCCGCAATTGCGCGATTTGCTCGCGGGTAGGGGCCGTCCCACCCTTCACCGGCAGCCAACGATGCGGCATCCCTGCCCGTTCGTACAGATCGAGGTTGCCGGGGTCGTCCATCACCGAGACAAGCCCGCCGACGCCGCTCGCCTGCAAGTCGGAGATCTCAGCCTCGGTCGGTTTGCGGACACCTCCGAGCTTGCCGGGGATGACCCACCACAAATTCTCTGAAATCGATTGTTCCATGAAGTTGCTCGTGTGTGTGGGGAATGTGACAAGTGGGAAGGGGGAGGATCACGGCTTCTGATCGGCCATTGCCTGGGCTGCCTTTTCCTTGCGCTCGCTGTAGCGGTCGGTGAGGTGAGCGGTGTGGGGACGCAGCAGGATGGTGAATTTGTACAGTTCTTCCATGACATCGATCACCCGATCCCGGTAGGGCGAGTCCTTCATGGTGCCGTCCTCATGAAATTCGTTGTAGGCCTTGGCCACCGACGACTGGTTGGGGATGGTAAACATGCGCATCCAGCGGCCGAGCAGGCGCAGCGTGTTGACAGCGTTGAACGACTGGGAGCCGCCGCTCACCTGCATCACAGCGAGGGTGCGTCCCTGGGTGGGCCGCACCGATCCGAGCGTGAGCGGAATCCAGTCGATCTGATTTTTGAGGATGCCGGTAATTTGCCCGTGCATCTCCGGGCTCGACCACACCTGCCCCTCCGACCAGAGGCTCAAATCGCGCAATTCCTGCACTTTGGGGTGCTCAGCTTCGACGCTCGCGTAGACAGGTAAGGCGCGCGGGTCGAAAAAGCGGACTTCCGCTCCCATATCGGCGATGATGCGGCCGGCCTCTTCGGCGAGCAGGCGACTGTAGGAGCGCTCGCGCAGCGAACCGTACAAAAACAAAATCCGCGGGGGATGGTCGAAGTCGCTCATATGCTCAAGCAGAAATGGCAGGCTGCTCGCGCAGCGCATTGACCAGATTCTGCACGCGCTGTTTGATCTCCTCTCGCACCCGGTGGAAAACCTCGATAGGCTGGCCGTCCGGGTCCTCGACGCGCCAGTCTTCAAAGACATCGCGCGTCAGCCACGCCTCGGGCAAATTCACCCCGCAGCCGCACAGCGAAATGACTGCATCAAAATCTTCCGAACCAAAGTCACTCAGGGGCTTGGAAGTTTGGCTCGTAATATCAACACCCGCCTCGGCCATCACCTGGACAGCCGTCGGGTGCACGCGGCTCGATTCCAGCCCCGAGCTGACCACCTCGATCACCCCGGCTCCCAGGGTGCGGGCGTAGCCTTCGGCCATCTGCGAGCGACAAGAATTGCGCTTGCACACGAACATGATGCGCTTCATCACTATTTAGCCTCCATCGAGTCTTGTTGATGTCTCTTCGAGCGGGTCGCGCATCTGCTGCCACACCCAGCCGGCCACCAGGGCCCCGACGATCGGTGCCAGCCAATAGACCCAGTGTGCCTCCCAGGCCCCTGCCACCAGGGCCGGGCCGAACGAGCGGGCCGGGTTCATGCTCGCCCCCGAAATCGGTCCGCCGAAACCCGCCTCCAACCCGACGGTCAGGCCGATGGCGAGGCCCGCGAATCCCCGGGGAGCGCGCGGATCGAGGGCTGATCCGCAGATGACCAGCATCAAAATGAACGTGAGCAACAGCTCGACTGCGAACGCCTGCACCCAGTTGCCCGCCAAAGGCAACGTCGCCCCGAGCTTTGCTTGATTGCCGAAACAGACGAGCACCGCCACACTCGCCGCTGCCGCCCCAGCCAGCTGCACCAGAATGTAGGATAAAACGCGCCGGGCCGGAAACCGGCCGAGTGCCCACAGCGCCAGCGTCACCGCCGGGTTGATGTGGGCGCCGCTGATATGACCCAGGGTGTAGATTAGCGCCGCTACCACCGCCCCGAAGACGAAGCTGATGCCCAGATGGGTGAGGGCACCGCCCGAAACGGCGTTGACCACCACCGCGCCGGTGCCTGCGAAGACCAGCACAAAAGTGCCCACCGCCTCGGCCACCAGTTCGCGCCGAGGCCAGGCGGAATCGACCGGGGCGTCACTCCCGGCGGGGGCGCGGGCCGGGGCGGAGGCTGGACGGCTCACGGCCGCCTCGCTTTGCTTGGGTGAAATAGGTTCATCGCTCCTCTTCTCGGCGAGCACAGGGTACATGATAGGACATCGTCGATAAACGATGAGTTTGCCAGAGCACAAAGCTTCGCTACAGCGACCCGGACAGGGCTTTGAAGCGCTCGAGGGTGGCAGGCTCGATGCAGTAGCAGACGCGGGGACCATCCACCTCCCCCTGCACCAGGCCCGCCTGCTTGAGGATGCGCAGGTGCTCGGAGACCGTCGACTGCGATACCGGCAACATCTCGACTAAGTCGCCGCAGATGCAGGTGGCGCGGGCGGCCAGAATCTTGAGAATGCGCACCCGAATCGGGTGACCGAGCGCCTTGCAAAGCGCAGCGAATTGCCGCTCTTCTTCTTCGTCTTGCGGTGTGAAGACGGGAGCCTCGGCGGGCAAACAGGGAGCGCAACTATGAAGGATCATCGGCAAGTCGCAACCGGGTACTAGCAGTATGAAAGGGCATACGGACCGGCGTCAACGCGGCTACCGGGCCGTGTGGCGCTTAAGCGCAGCAGGTCTGCTTGGCTGGGAGTGCAGCGGGCGCCGCAGCGCAGCAGGTTTGCTCCTGGGGCCGATTCTCGCTGTGCATCGCCTGCGCTTCGTCGGTGCGCACCCAGAATTCCCAGTCATTTCCGTCCGGGTCGGTGAGCCAAAATTTGTTCCCCACCGCGTAGCAGCAGGTGACGGCACTCTCGGTGCGCATCGGCAGACCGGCCGCTTCGGCCCGGGACTGCCAGTGCGCCAGTTGCCCGGCATCGAACATCTCGATGCCGAAGTGCTCGCCGCCGCCGCGCGAGCGCACATGCCCCGGCTGCGCCACCAGAGCCAGGTGCAGTGCCGGCTTCTCCAGGCGAAAGTTGGCGTAATCGGTGTAGTGTTTGGTCGGTTCGGCGGCGAAGACAGTGCGGTAAAAGCGCACCGACGCTTCGAGGTCTGCTACGTTCAAGCTGATGTGAGGGCGAAATTCCATGGCAGTCTCTTGCAATAATTAAATCGTCAATCGACGATTAGCGATTTAAATTTAGCCTCGCCCAGCTGTCCACGTCAATATTTCAACCCAACCGCAAAGCAACGGGTGCTCCGAACAGGGCGAAGAGGGGGTCCGGCTTGAAAAGCGGCCCAAAAAAAGACCGGCCTGCGCCGGTCCACTGCATGTCCAATGTGAGATTGATTCTGATTCTCGGACATTATAGCGCCAAAAAAAGCCGGGGGCAGTAGCTCCCGGCCTTCGTGATTCAATCGCAGTCGATCACAGTCTGCTTACGGCTTTCTGCGGATGGCCACCACCGAGGGGCGGGGCGGACCGAACTGCAGGCCGCTGCCGCCGTCGGCTGTGGGCAGGTTGCTCGGGAAGCTGCTGCCGCGCGGGATGGTGCGCGTCTGGTTAAAGAGGCCGCCTTTGAGATCGAGAATTTCGATATCGCGGGTGACCACCGAGGCTTCGGCGCCGCCGGCGTTCGGATCGCCGTTGATGGGCGAATCTTCGCCGGGGTGCTGCACAGCGACGATGAACGTGTCCCCTACGAAGGTTGGGCCGGTGCACTCGCAGCGGGGCGGGCCGTAGCCGAAGGGCACCACCTGTCCGGCTTCAGGGCCGCTCAGCGGGATGTAGAAGATCCAGTTGCAGCCGAACACGCCGGTCAGGGCGCTGGAGGTGCCGGTGTGGTCGATCGTATTGAACGCAGGCTGCAGGGGCTGGCCGTTGGCGCCGGTGGCGTAGCTCAGGCCGAGGCCGTTGTGGTTGCTGGTGGACATGTCGGTCACACCCCAGATGTTGCCGTCCTGGTCAAAGGCCAGGTTATCGACGTTGGCGTAACCCGCACCGCCCTCGGCGCCCGCCTCGCCCGACTGTTTGAAGTTTTCCCAGCGGAAGGTGACGCCGGTGCTGTCGGCGCTGCTTTCGACAATCTTGTACAGACCGCCAAAGCCCTGGGTGTCGTTGATGTCGGAGGTGTACTTGCCCACCACGAAGATGCGCGAATCGGGATAGCCGTCGGAACCCGGGGCGCCGTCGGTGTAGGCGATGAACACCTCGCGGGGATTGCGGGGGTTGACTTCGAGGTCTTCGGGGCGGGCGGTGGGGGTGGCACCCGCCAGGTTGGCCGCCGCGTAGCAGTCGCACAGCACCGCGCCCTGGGTGGTGTAGTAGTCCTTCAGGCGGGCGCGCTCGACGGTGCCGCCCTTGGTGATGTAGCTTTCGAGATCCGTCACTTCGGTGGCGGGGAGCACGTCGTAAAAGCCGCCGTCCACTGTGCCCCCGGCGATGCCGGCGCGGCTGGGAAGCCGCAACTTCGAAGCCACTTCTGCCGGGGTGATCCCTTTGCCGGCCGCTTCCCCTTCACCCAGCACCGTAGGTGCAATCGGGTTGACCGGGGCGGCGAGCACCAGCGGGATCCAGCGGCCGGTGCCGTCCGGGTTGTAGCGCGCCGCGTAGAGCGTGCCTTCTTCGAGCAGCTTGCTGTTGGCGTCGCGGTCGGCTAGATCGCGCACACGGCCCTTGCTCACAAATTTCCAGGTGTTGCCGCCGCGGCGGTCGTCGCCCATGTAGGCCACCAGTTTCTTGCCCACCTCGGCGCGGAAGGCGATGTTTTCGTGGCGGAAGCGGCCCAGCCAGGTGTGCTTGCGCGCCCGCCAGTTCGGGTCGGCCGGGTCGATTTCTACCATCCAGCCGTACTTCTCGCCCACCTGGCCGAAGTAGGTGCCGGTGGTGTAGTTGAGGTATTCCGTGTTCGTAAACGGATCGACAAACGTCGCCGGGTCGCCCACCAGATAGCCCAGCTGGGTGCCGTCCGGTTGGACCGCTTCATTGACCCCTACGAAGAAGGCACCGACGCCTGCCTGGAAATTTTCCTCAGCGGTGAGGATCGTTCCCCACGGGGTGTAGCCGCCGGAGCAGTTGAAGGCGGTGCCGATAATTTTGTTGCCCAGGCCGTCGGTGCTCAGGTTAAATACCTGGGTGGCCGCCGGGCCGGTGCCGATGAGGTAGTTATTGTCGCCATCCTGACCGAGGCTCACACCGCTCACCTCGCCTTTCCAGGAGGTGACGGCGCTGTAGGGGGTACCGTCGGCGCGCACATCGGTGCGAGTGGCGTTGATGGCAAGTCCCGACAGCCCGTGATAGCGGCGGTTGGCGGAATCGGCCACCGGCGCGAAGCGGCCGGTGGTGCCCTTTTTGATGC
Protein-coding sequences here:
- the arsC gene encoding arsenate reductase, glutathione/glutaredoxin type, with the protein product MKRIMFVCKRNSCRSQMAEGYARTLGAGVIEVVSSGLESSRVHPTAVQVMAEAGVDITSQTSKPLSDFGSEDFDAVISLCGCGVNLPEAWLTRDVFEDWRVEDPDGQPIEVFHRVREEIKQRVQNLVNALREQPAISA
- a CDS encoding ArsR/SmtB family transcription factor — encoded protein: MLQPKLIHSDCLSAEQFAAQFHALSEPLRLQVLEVLRAQELCVCELGEKLGVAQSKLSFHLKTLKEAGLVRTRQEKRWVYYSVNLPGLVAVEQYLADYRRFSPLLPARSCEDSPK
- a CDS encoding PhoX family protein, whose amino-acid sequence is MSEYSRRELLKFLGVTGGAALLGSMIPGQATARPGSFLGTGPLTPVRLPHALPIYATQKSYLPAAGKTAYYGQPLTSYTVLDDVVVAPEFERYVIVRWGDRVFPNNADYFGYNCDFTAYRPINGNREGYLWVNHEYVSSPISFATPEAPSALAGASPRIATSYPQVVSGTPEAPGAALEDAPQLVRWGEFQYNQGGSVVRIKKGTTGRFAPVADSANRRYHGLSGLAINATRTDVRADGTPYSAVTSWKGEVSGVSLGQDGDNNYLIGTGPAATQVFNLSTDGLGNKIIGTAFNCSGGYTPWGTILTAEENFQAGVGAFFVGVNEAVQPDGTQLGYLVGDPATFVDPFTNTEYLNYTTGTYFGQVGEKYGWMVEIDPADPNWRARKHTWLGRFRHENIAFRAEVGKKLVAYMGDDRRGGNTWKFVSKGRVRDLADRDANSKLLEEGTLYAARYNPDGTGRWIPLVLAAPVNPIAPTVLGEGEAAGKGITPAEVASKLRLPSRAGIAGGTVDGGFYDVLPATEVTDLESYITKGGTVERARLKDYYTTQGAVLCDCYAAANLAGATPTARPEDLEVNPRNPREVFIAYTDGAPGSDGYPDSRIFVVGKYTSDINDTQGFGGLYKIVESSADSTGVTFRWENFKQSGEAGAEGGAGYANVDNLAFDQDGNIWGVTDMSTSNHNGLGLSYATGANGQPLQPAFNTIDHTGTSSALTGVFGCNWIFYIPLSGPEAGQVVPFGYGPPRCECTGPTFVGDTFIVAVQHPGEDSPINGDPNAGGAEASVVTRDIEILDLKGGLFNQTRTIPRGSSFPSNLPTADGGSGLQFGPPRPSVVAIRRKP
- a CDS encoding dual specificity protein phosphatase 23 — translated: MEQSISENLWWVIPGKLGGVRKPTEAEISDLQASGVGGLVSVMDDPGNLDLYERAGMPHRWLPVKGGTAPTREQIAQLRDFVAEQNARGAGVAVHCTSGRRRTGTFLAAYLIAAGHSSEQALQIVQTANPDVELREAQIEFLRNFARS
- a CDS encoding ArsI/CadI family heavy metal resistance metalloenzyme; translation: MEFRPHISLNVADLEASVRFYRTVFAAEPTKHYTDYANFRLEKPALHLALVAQPGHVRSRGGGEHFGIEMFDAGQLAHWQSRAEAAGLPMRTESAVTCCYAVGNKFWLTDPDGNDWEFWVRTDEAQAMHSENRPQEQTCCAAAPAALPAKQTCCA
- the pstC gene encoding phosphate ABC transporter permease subunit PstC; this translates as MATSDPSSLQSRPAGGTLRYRPLRNLRERAIELILLLAALSSVFTTAGIVAVLLFESFQFFSQVPLGQFLTDTQWTPLFANPRYGILPLVAGTLVTTVVALVVAIPLGTIAAIYLSEYAPAQLREVAKPILELLSAVPTVVYGYFALLFVTPLLQKIYPDLPGFNMLSAGLVIGVMIIPYVSSLSEDAMRSVPMAIREGSYAMGATRMQTALRVVVPSAFSGIASAYVLGFSRAIGETMIVAIAAGTQPNLTLNPTEPAATITAYIVQVSLGDLPHGTLAYQTIFAAGLMLLAMTLTFNIAGHLLRKRFREVY
- a CDS encoding PstS family phosphate ABC transporter substrate-binding protein — protein: MLSVRAKAAAVSVATAGLIGTFLSMPAPQAQAQSQQTIKVDGSSTVFPITEAMAEEFQKNKKVKVTVGVSGTGGGFKKFCRGETDISNASRPILKKEMDACKEAGIQYIELPVAYDALTVMVNPSNTWASTMTVAELKKVWEPDAQGKITNWNQVRPSFPNAPLKLYGPGADSGTFDYFTEAVVGKSKASRGDFTASEDDNVLVQGVANDKNALGYFGYAYYAENKNKLKAVGVDGGKGPVLPSDKTVEDGTYNPLSRPIFIYVSNKAMARPEVKEFVEFYLKSAPTLVKQVKYVPLPKKAYDVALSHFQKNRVGTVFGGEAEVGLKIEDLLSREAKF
- the pstB gene encoding phosphate ABC transporter ATP-binding protein PstB, with product MASAVESTLKTKAQTSNLSFYYGAIQALKNIHLTLAEYRVTALIGPSGCGKTTYLRCFNRMHDLYPGNRYEGQIVLYPDEVNIVGPEVDPIEVRMRVSMVFQKPNPFPKSVYENVAYGLRVRGVRNRAELDEKVEGALRQAALWEEAKDRLDSLAFNLSGGQQQRLCIARALASEPEIILFDEPTSALDPLATLKIEELMGQLKQSVTILIVTHNMQQAARISDFTAFMYLGEVIESGQTNQMFDHPTNPLTEQYVSGRFG
- the arsH gene encoding arsenical resistance protein ArsH, with the translated sequence MSDFDHPPRILFLYGSLRERSYSRLLAEEAGRIIADMGAEVRFFDPRALPVYASVEAEHPKVQELRDLSLWSEGQVWSSPEMHGQITGILKNQIDWIPLTLGSVRPTQGRTLAVMQVSGGSQSFNAVNTLRLLGRWMRMFTIPNQSSVAKAYNEFHEDGTMKDSPYRDRVIDVMEELYKFTILLRPHTAHLTDRYSERKEKAAQAMADQKP
- a CDS encoding ArsR/SmtB family transcription factor, translating into MILHSCAPCLPAEAPVFTPQDEEEERQFAALCKALGHPIRVRILKILAARATCICGDLVEMLPVSQSTVSEHLRILKQAGLVQGEVDGPRVCYCIEPATLERFKALSGSL
- a CDS encoding MIP/aquaporin family protein, which gives rise to MYPVLAEKRSDEPISPKQSEAAVSRPASAPARAPAGSDAPVDSAWPRRELVAEAVGTFVLVFAGTGAVVVNAVSGGALTHLGISFVFGAVVAALIYTLGHISGAHINPAVTLALWALGRFPARRVLSYILVQLAGAAAASVAVLVCFGNQAKLGATLPLAGNWVQAFAVELLLTFILMLVICGSALDPRAPRGFAGLAIGLTVGLEAGFGGPISGASMNPARSFGPALVAGAWEAHWVYWLAPIVGALVAGWVWQQMRDPLEETSTRLDGG
- the pstA gene encoding phosphate ABC transporter permease PstA, which gives rise to MDAVQLREAIKSRKRADLIFAAAGFLALLVGLVTLLALLVDLAVDGTARLRPEFFTSFPSRFAEQAGILSAWVGSCLVMLVTATAAVPLGVSAGIYLEEYAPKNWFTEIIEVNITNLAGVPSIIFGLMALGLFVYGLGLGESILTAGLTLALLILPIVIVATRESLRAVPDSIREAAYALGATRWQMVSDHILPYSTGGILTGIIIGLSRAIGETAPLITIGALTFIAFLPDLPLRAEFPFFSFQWLSSGFTVLPIQMFNWVSRPQAAFQLNAAAAGLVLIAMTLGMNALAIYLRYSFRKRIKW